In one window of Vigna radiata var. radiata cultivar VC1973A unplaced genomic scaffold, Vradiata_ver6 scaffold_247, whole genome shotgun sequence DNA:
- the LOC106778231 gene encoding glycine-rich protein DOT1-like encodes MVLCAILFGLGSGKGLDGMFMIEDEESGMASDVGSVPSVEHTSFKFLCTSRKLLSTSGGGDGGGGAGRSGGCGSGCCGGGSDSVVMVVVVVVVMVAAVAVVVVVWWWWQWLRWRDVGDYCSGGGGGHDVGGGCCGGGGSGGAVSCCGGDGSGDGGGGGGGSGSGGGGGGGCGSSCSGAGGDGGGGDGGDGRGGRCGGSGGCYGGCGYGGGGGGCGDDGCRGGGEGSGGGVVLFGSDGSVGGGSGESGSGCDMVGGDGTGGNGGSGSDGGGGGGGGDCGGACVGGGGADGGGGGGGGGDGGGVVVVAAVAKQW; translated from the exons ATGGTTCTCTGTGCCATTCTGTTTGGGTTAGGATCAGGTAAGGGATTGGATGGTATGTTTAtgattgaagatgaagaaagtgGTATGGCTTCAGATGTAGGAAGTGTTCCCTCAGTAGAACACACAAGTTTCAAATTTCTCTGCACCTCACGCAAACTCCTTTCAACTTCCGG CGGCGGTGACGGTGGTGGTGGAGCTGGTCGCAGTGGCGGTTGTGGCAGTGGTTGTTGCGGCGGTGGCAGTGACAGTGTGGTGATGGTagtggttgttgtggtggttATGGTGGCAGCGGTtgcggtggtggtggttgtg tggtggtggtggcagtgGCTGCGGTGGAGGGACGTTGGCGATTATTGTAGTGGCGGCGGCGGTGGCCACGAtgttggtggtggttgttgtggtggtggtggtagtggtggtgctGTTAGTTGTTGTGGTGGTGACGGTAGTGGTGATGGTGGCGGGGGTGGTGGAGGCAGTGGGAGTGGCGGTGGCGGCGGTGGCGGTTGTGGTAGTAGTTGTAGTGGTGCTGGTGGTGACGGCGGTGGTGGTGACGGTGGTGATGGTCGTGGTGGTCGttgtggtggtagtggtggttgTTATGGTGGGTGTGgttatggtggtggtggcggcggttGCGGTGATGATGGTTGTCGTGGTGGTGGAGAAGGCAGTGGCGGTGGCGTGGTGCTTTTTGGTAGTGATGGTTCTGTTGGTGGTGGTAGTGGCGAGAGTGGCAGTGGCTGCGACATGGTTGGTGGTGATGGTACTGGTGGCAATGGCGGTAGTGGCAgtgacggtggtggtggtggtggtggtggtgattgtGGTGGTGCTTGTGTCGGCGGTGGTGGTgctgatggtggtggtggtggtggtggtggtggtgatggtggtggcgTCGTGGTGGTGGCTGCAGTGGCGAAACAATGGTGA
- the LOC106778232 gene encoding uncharacterized protein LOC106778232, which yields MLCENFRSPRIKIESLKMRVFPFTLQGVAQDWWYYLSAQITNWETIERLFLEKYFPASRLSVIRREIQDIRQRDRENLNAATGGSFLDRSLEDEIDLIEWKAVDNQQYGTRENLVTLLKGVXEIENGVVDGRRIDERLNNLESKLDKIASLFKTSTPQIAKKCGICISTDHYTDECPSLMETTMENPSQAFAANTFEGNRPYQNYQGSSSNRYQQNWQPYVPPQQRQQSQPEISLQDFMKTLLEQNSEIKKSIAELTQRVEKLEAKESNKLSAQTMINPQNVSAITLRTGKQVEGPERAQEDEDKEKEEVQIDDNGGSSEPSPETTIEKSRRRFRDNEVVNLGRNVSSLIKKHIEIPRKYKDPGMFSIPCVIGNSKFDNAMLDLGASINVMPLSVFISLSLRPLKSTGVVIQLANNSTVKPAGVLEDVLVQVDKLIFPVDFYILDMKDDDGISPTTIILGRPFMMTA from the exons ATGCTGTGCGAAAATTTCAGATCTCCCAGGATCAAAATAGAAAGCCTGAAGATGAGagtttttccttttactcttcaaggAGTGGCTCAAGATTGGTGGTATTATCTCTCTGCACAGATTACAAATTGGGAAACCATTGAAAGACtatttcttgaaaagtattttcctgCATCTAGACTATCTGTCATCCGAAGAGAAATTCAAGATATAAGACAGAGAGATAGGGAGAATCTCA ATGCTGCAACCGGAGGATCTTTCTTAGACAGGTCACTAGAAGATGAAATAGATCTAATAGAATGGAAGGCAGTGGACAATCAACAAtatggaacaagagaaaatttAGTGACTTTGTTGAAAGGAGTACANGAAATTGAAAACGGTGTAGTTGATGGAAGGAGGATAGATGAAAGATTGAATAATTTAGAAAGCAAACTCGACAAGATTGCAAGTTTGTTTAAAACCTCCACTCCACAAATTGCTAAGAAGTgtggaatttgcatttcaactGATCACTACACTGATGAATGTCCAAGCTTGATGGAAACTACTATGGAAAATCCATCTCAAGCTTTTGCTGCAAACACGTTTGAAGGAAACAGACCATACCAGAATTATCAGGGTTCATCCTCAAATAGGTATCAGCAGAACTGgcaaccttatgttccacctcAACAAAGGCAGCAATCTCAACCCGAAATATCACTGCAAGATTTCATGAAAACATTGCTTGAGCAAAATTcagaaatcaagaaatcaattgcaGAGTTGACTCAGAGGGTGGAAAAGTTAGAGGCTAAGGAGTCAAATAAGTTGTCTGCACAAACAATGATCAACCCGCAAAATGTAAGTGCTATTACTTTGAGAACGGGTAAGCAAGTAGAAGGCCCAGAAAGAGCCCAAGAGGATGAAGATAAGGAGAAAGAAGAAGTACAAATTGATGACAATGGAGGATCAAGTGAACCATCACCTGAGACTACCATTGAGAAATCCAG aAGGCGTTTTAGGGATAATGAGGTTGTGAATTTGGGAAGAAATGTGTCAAGCTTGATTAAGAAGCATATTGAAATACCACGAAAATACAAGGATCCAGGTATGTTTTCTATTCCTTGTGTTATtggaaattcaaagtttgacaaCGCCATGCTAGATTTAGGGGCTTCCATTAATGTAATGCCTTTATCAGTGTTTATTTCTCTATCTCTGAGACCTCTGAAGAGTACTggtgtggtcattcaactgGCCAACAATAGCACAGTTAAACCTGCAGGTGTGCTTGAGGACGTGCTTGTCCAAGtagacaagttaatttttcctgTAGATTTTTATATCTTGGACATGAAGGATGATGATGGAATCAGTCCAACAACTATTATCTTAGGAAGGCCCTTCATGATGACAGCATGA